DNA sequence from the Caminibacter pacificus genome:
AGAGATTGAAAACGGGGAATTTACCTGGGATATAGCGGATGAAGACATCCATATGGCTATTGAAAAAAGACTTATCGAGCTTATCGGAGATACAGGAAAAAAACTTCATACCGCAAGAAGTAGAAACGACCAGGTAGCAGTAGATTTCAGACGCTGGGTATTAAAAAGAAACCTCGATTTGGCAAAAAAAATCAAAGAGCTTATCGAAGTGTTCGTAAATATCGCAAAAGAGCACAAAAACACCCTGCTTCCCGGAATGACGCACCTCCAACACGCGCAACCGATAAGTTTTGCTTATCATATGTTGGCATATGCGAGTATGTTCAAAAGAGATTATGAAAGATTCATCGAAAGTTATAAAAGAAACAATAAAAACCCGTTAGGATGTGCCGCACTTGCCGGAACTCCTCATAATATCGACAGATTTCAAACGACAAAAGCGCTTGGATTCGACGAGCCTACCATAAACTGCCTCGATACCGTGAGTGACAGGGATTTTGCGCTTGAGATTTTGTTTAACATATCGATGCTTATGATGCACGCAAGCAGAATCAGCGAAGAGCTTATCATATGGTCTACAAGCGAATTCGGATTTATTACTTTGAGCGACGAATATTCTACCGGAAGTTCAATCATGCCGCAAAAGAAAAATCCTGACGTTCCGGAACTTATCAGAGGTAAAACCGGAAGAGTTTACGGGAATTTGGTTGCGCTTTTGACCGTTATGAAAGGTCTACCTCTTGCGTACAACAAAGACACCCAAGAAGATAAAGAACCGGTATTCGACAGCGTAAAAAACGCCCTTATATCTATCGAAATTTTAAAAGAAACTCTTAAAACAATGAGCGTAAACGCTGATAAAATGTATGAAGCTTGCAAAAAAGGACATTTAACGGCAACCGATTTGGCAGATTATTTGGTAAATAAAGGCGTGCCGTTTAGAGAGGCTCATCATATTACGGGACGTGCTGTTGCGTTGGCTGAGAGTAAAGGTGTGGATTTGAGCGATTTGAGCTTAGAGGAGCTTAAGAAAATAGATAATAGAATCGGAGACGATTTGGATTTAAGCCTTGAAAACTCTATGAATTCGAGAAAAAGCTACGGAGCTACGGCACCTCAGAGGGTTCAAGAACAAATTGAGTATTTTGAGAAGTTTTTAAAGGAGAGCGAATGATAAAAATAAGACATATTGACGGAAAAAAATACGAAGCGACAAACGGAAAAGATATTTTGGTAATCGATACTCAAAAATATTCGCCGGTGGAGCTTTTTATTACGGGTATGGGTAACTGCTCGCTTTTTGACGTAGTGGAAATGGCGAAAAACAAAGGTTTTGAAATAAAAAACGCTTCTATGGAGATAGAATTTAAAAGAAGAGACACTTTCCCGAAAATCTTTACCGAATTTCATTTTATTTACAAATTCGATTCAAACGCCGATAACGTAACGGCTAAAAGATGGGTGTTAAGCTCGCTTGAGACTTATTGTTCGACTATTAATACCGTAAGGGCAACAAGCAAGATTTTTTATACTATAATATTAAACGGAGAAACTATCGCGTTTAAAGAATCCATAATCTCAGGAAACGGTGGAGATTTGGGACTTGAGAGTTTTCATGATGACGATGACGGATTCGGATGCGCTTGTTGTAATTCATAAGGAGTGAAAAATGAAAAAATTACTGATAACTTTGGCTTTTGGCGGTTTGTTGTTTGCGATGAATCACGGACAAACAAACGACCCCGATTTGCAATTGGCACTAAACGGAAAATTCAAACAAGCATTTTCAGGGTTTGAAAAAAGATGTATGAACAAAAACGACGGATACGCCTGCGGTATGGTGGGATATATGCTTGATAAAGGTATCGGCGGTATCGAAAAAAACCACAAAGAAGCTATTAAATACTACAAAAAAGGGTGCGAATTAAAAGACGCCGATAGTTGTACGCTACTTGGGTATTACGAATACAAACAAGGAAACACCAAAAAAGCAAAAGAACTTCTAAACAAAGCCTGTAAACTCGGAAATAAAGACGCTTGCAAATACCTAAACAAATTCTAATTTCGGGAGATAAATAAAACTATTCTTAAACTCCCACTCCTCTTTTACAAACCCGTATTTTAAAACCAAAAAAACACTTAAAGCACAAAAACAAGCATCGATTAAGTCTTTGTCTTTAAATCTATTCAAATCATCTTCAAAATATTCTTGAATATCTTTTTTCAAAATCTTTTTCAAAGCGCTCGGATAAACTTCAATAGCTTTTAAGCCGTTGATTTCAATGTTTTCGGGTGTTTTTACGAATTCGATATGTTTGCAATTATCTTGAATTTCTTGCATATAGGCAGTCAAATACCCTATATACGTCGCACAAGGCGCTAAGGGAATAATTTTAGTGTATTTATAAATAAGCCTTGCCGAGTTGTCATAAAGATAAGGATTATTTATCGAATGAGATTCGTTGCCGACTATTTCTATTTTTTCTTCGTTTGTTTTTATCAGTTTTGCGGGCACTGAAAAAGGAGCGTCAATTCCTATAACCGCCGGAGAATTTATATTTTGTAGATAATTAATCGCGTTTTTATGAATAGAATTGATTTTTAATTTATCGTTTATTATTTCGCACTCGACTATTCTTGTTTTATCTCCCCTTTTTCCTCCCAAATCGATACCGACAATCAAAAAATTTCCTTAAAAGCTTCGAATGCAATTATTAATAATTTAATTGCAAAAAAGACAAAAACGACGCTTGCTATTTTGTTTATTAGATTTAGGAGTTTTTCTTCAAGGTTGATTTTCGAGCTTATTACAGCCCCTGTAAGAAAAGCAAGTGCAATTCCTGTAAAAAGCGCTACAAAACTTAACATAATATTCTTACTCAAAAAAGGTGTAACAACTACCGCGAAGAAAATCATAGCTTTAGGATTACTCAAATTTAAAAAAAGCGCTTCTTTATATATGTTTTTTGTAATATCGCACTCTTTTTTTATACTGACTTTTTCGTTAAAAATTATAACGGCTATCCTAAAAAGATAAATCGCACCTAAAATTCCCACAATAAGCTGAAAATAAGGATTTTTCCCTATCGTCCCAAGCCCTAAATAAACAAGAGATAAATAGACGATATTTCCACTCAAAATTCCGGCAACGGCTATGAGGGAGTTTTTAATTCCGTTGCATAAACCTTGTCTTATTACGTAAAAAATATCGGGTCCAGGAGTCAAAGCGGCTACAAATCCAACAAATGCCAAAATCAGATAGTCCATTCTCCCCTCTTTTTGATAAAATTATACAAAAAGGCAAAAAATGTTTATAGTCGTGTATTGTACTATCCCAAAAGATGATGCAAAGACTCTCGCAAATCTTTTGGTAAAGAACTCTCTTGCCGCTTGTGTAAATATTATCGATGAAGTAAATTCGGTATTTTTATGGCAGGGCGAAATAAAAGAAGAAAAAGAATCTTTGCTTATAATAAAAACAAAACAGGACGTTTTCAAACAACTTGAAATCTTCATCACAAAAAACCACCCGTACGACGTACCCGAAATTATAGCTTTGCCGATAGTCAATGCAAATCTTGATTATTTAAATTGGCTTGATGATAGCGTAAAGGAGTAAAATGAAACCTTTTATTGTAATGGACGTGCTTAAAAAAGCAAGAGAAATGAAAGATGTGATTCATCTGGAAATCGGAGAGCCGGACCTACTCCCAAGTCCGAAAGTAAAAACGGCTCTTTTAGAAGCCGTTAAAAACGACAAATTCTTCTATACCGAAGCAAAAGGTTTAAGAAAACTAAGAGAAAAAATATCAAAACACTATAAAAATTTTTACGACGTAGAAGTAGACCCTGAAAATATTATCATCACTACCGGCACTTCGACCGGATTTTTAATCGCTTTTCATTTTGCAAAAAAAATAGCAACCCCGACTCCAGGATATCCGTGTTATGAAAATTTTGCCGAACTTGAAAACAAAGAGTTTATAAAAATCCCGACAAAATTCCCGGAATATAACTTAAAAACAGAAGATTTAGAAAGTATCGATTTCGATACTCTTATGATTTCTTCGCCGAACAACCCCACAGGCACTATCTATTCAAAAGAAGAGCTAAAAGAAATATGCGAATTTACAAAAAACAATTCAAAACTCCTAATAAGCGACGAACTATACCACGGGCTTGTTTATACGGACAATTATACGACGGCTCTAAAATATAATAAAAACGCAATAATAATAAACGGATTTAGCAAATTCTTTTGTATGCCCGGTCTTAGAATCGGCTGGATGATTGTACCTGAGAATTTAAAAAGAGAAGCGGAAATAATTGCCCAAAATATCCTTATTTCAGCCCCTACCCTATCACAATACGCAGTACTTGAAGCATTTGACTACGAGCATTTGCAAAAAACAAAAGAGGAGTTTCAAAAAAGAAGAGACTTTTTATATGAAGAACTAAAAGATATTTTTCCTATCGCAAAACCGGAGGGAGCTTTTTATCTTTGGTGTGATATAAGCAAATATTCAAACGACTCTTTAAAATTTGCAAACGAAATGCTTGAAAAAGCAAAAGTAGCGACAACGCCCGGGATTGATTTTGGAGAATATAACAATTTCATAAGAATTGCATATACTAAAAACATCGAAGAATTGAAAATTGCGGCAAAAAGAATAAAAAATTTCATTAATTCTATATGAAAAGCCTTGCAAAAGGCCTCAATTTAGCTTATAATTTCACTGCATTACGTGTTAAGTAGGGACACGCAAGCCGAACGGACGTAACGTAATAGAATATCACAAGGAGAACACAATGAAAAAAATCGTAGCACTTATGGCTATTTTCGCAGCTTTCGCATTCGCAGCTGACGGTGACACAATGATTAAAGCATACAGCGTTGTAGCGGCTGTTGTAGGTCTTGGTCTTGCAGCACTTGGTGGTGCAATCGGTATGGGACACGCTTCTGCGGCAACTATCGCTGGTACAGCAAGAAACCCTGGAATGGGTGGTAAACTTATGGGTACAATGTTCATCGCATTAGCGATGATCGAAGCGCAAGTTATTTACGCACTTGTACTTGCACTTATCGCACTTTACGCTAACCCGTTCTTAGGTTAATCCTCAGCCCTTTTCGGGCTTTTAACTTTTACTATCAAATAGTGTCAGTCACAATTTAAAAGCTCTAAATTTCCACTATTACTTATTGAAAAAATAAACTTTCTTTGTTATAATTCTACTCCACACACGCGGCGGTGGTGGAATTGGTAGACACGCAAGGTTGAGGGCCTTGTGGGCGTAAGCCCGTGAGGGTTCGAGTCCCTCCCGCCGCACCATAATCACCTATTTTGACAAAGGCTACCGATGCACTTCTTGCATTCAATCAACAGCGAAACTTTAAATACGATACTTTTAATCGGCGGCGGGATTATTGTATTTTTTATATTTTTAAAATCTTTATTAAGCAGCGGCTCTTCAAACGACTATTCTAAAAACGGGTATTATTACTATCAAAGACGCGGTTATTCTTACGAAGAGACAAATCGTAAAAAAGATAACGATTATAGTTATTACGGATACGATAAAAACTATAGCTACGGAAATTACAACTATAATCAAAACTCAAATAACTCTTATAATAACTCCTCAAATAACAATTCCTCAAACAATTCAAAAAAAGAGTATCAATCTTTCACTTCAAAAAATCCGTATCAAGTATTGGGATGTAAAGAAACGGACAGCACAGATACGATAAAAAAAGCATATAAAAAGCTGATAAAAGCATTTCATCCCGATATCATAGCCGGATATAATCTACACGAAGATTTTATTACTTTTGCAAAAATAAGAACCCAACAAATAAACGACGCTTACAATAAAATAAGAAAACTAAGAGGTTTTTAAGAAGAAAGTTTTTTTCTTAAAAATCTCACTTCTTCCAAAACACCCTCTTCGGGGAGATTTAATTCGATATAGTTTAAGATTCTATTTACTACGTTTTGTATTCCTTTTGACTCTTTTATCTCATCAAGTTCGGTATCGATTCTTTCAAGTACCGCAAGTATGAAAGGAATATTTTTAATCTCTTTTTTGACTAAAACTTCCAAATTAGGATATTTTTCGTCATATATATATGAAAATTTCTCTTTTTGTTTGTTAAGTTCTTCTTGTTCGAAATCCACAACTTTATCTTTTACCAAAGAATACTCGATAAAATGTTTATTTTTATAGCTCGGTCTGACTCTAAAATCTCTAAATATTTTTTTCATTTTCTCAAGCGTTTTAAAATCGACCTTTTCTACGTAAAAAAGTACTTTAAAAAGCTCTATTTCATCAAATTCTCCGGTTTGGGGATTATAAAAAGGCAAAACGTTCGTTTTTTTTAGGAGATTTAGTTTATCTTTTTCGACAACACCGAAAATAATGTTATCTTTTATGGTAAAAATAGGAGAAATTTTATTTGTCAAATACCCCAAAAGATAATCCTGTTTTATGTTTTGCATATTGGCATCCACCAAAACTATAAAAAAGTTCTCTTTTTTCTTTACCAAATCCAAAAAAGCGTTAAAAGTTAAAAACGACCCGTGAAAATAGTGTTCGTTTTTTTCTACTTTTAAAAGCTCAGTTAGTTTTGTTAAGGTTTTTATCAGTTCTTGTTTATTTATTTTTCCAGGTTTTAAAAGTTCTTTTATCAACGATATTGCATATTCGTTTTTTTCTTTTATTTCGTTTATGTCGTTTTCGAGTTTTTTTATCTTATAAAGTAAAACATCAACCATTTCCAGCCTTTAAGAGTTCTTTTGCATATTCGATCGCTTTTTGAGATTTCTCTTTTCCTCCGATTATTCTTGCAATTTCTTCGATTCTTTCATTTTCGTTTAGTTCTTTGACAAAAGATTTGTTTTCGTTTTTCGTTACTAAAAAGTGTTTATTTGCTATCGACGCAAGCTGAGGTTGATGAGAAATTGCGAAAATTTGATATTTTTTACTCAAAAGCTTCAATACTTCGGCAACGCTCATACTCTCTTCACCGCTTAGATTCGCATCAATCTCATCCAAAAAGAGAGTTTTCTCTTCGTCGCTGTATTCAAGTTTGCCTGCCAGCAGTGCGACTCTAAGCCTATTAAATTCACCTGTAGATATCGTATTGATATCGATATCATTTACGACAATCTCGGCAATATCCGCACCCAACGGATTTAAGGCTTCTTTTTTTACGTTCACTTCCGCACTTGGCATATATAGTTTTTTTAGGTAGGAATTTAACTTTTTCTCAAAAATCTCAGCCGCCTTTTTTCTCTTTTCGTGTAAATAATCGGCAATTTCGTGAAGTTTTGTATCTATTTGTTGTAGTTCTTTTTGTAAGTTTGTCTTTTCAAAAGTTAGATTTTCAAGAAGAGACAATTCCTCTTTTTTCTCTTCGTAATATCTTAAAGCCTCTTCAATCGAGCCGAATCGTCTTATGAGCTCTTGGAGATTCGATAATCTCTCAAGCACCTCTTCGATATCGACATTTTCCAAAAATTCGGCTTTTTCATGAGCTTTATCAATAGCGATTCTAAGCTCGTTCATAGCATTTGAAAAAAACTCGCTATCCTCTTCTATCATATCCAAAAACTCATAAACGCTGTTTTCAAATTCAAAAATTCTCTCGACTTCATAAGCCTTTTCTTTTATTTTTTCAATCTTACTTAGGTCTTTTTTTATTTTCATCAGTTCGTCGAATTCATCGGGTTTGGGGTTTATTTCTTCTATTTTAGAGAGTTCGAATTTTAAAAACTCTATTCTCTCTTTTGCATTTTTTTCGTTTTGCTCTATCTCTTCTAATTTCTTTTTTAGTTTTTTATACTCCTCAAAAAGTTTTTTATATTCTTCCAACTTAACATAATAATCTTTCTCTGCGACTATTTTATCCAATACTTTAATAATATTCTCGCTTTGAAACTCGTTTATTTCTCTAAGCGATAAATAATCAATAAACTTTTTGGCTATCTCTTTTACAATTTTTTTACTAACTGCTTGATTGTTTATAAAATATCTGCTTTTATTTTTTTTGATTTGTTTAAATATTATCTCATCATCCGTCTCTATTCCGTAATCGCTCAAATCAAGCTTGTTATCAATTATTGCTTCGCTTATTTTTGCATTTACGTCAAAAAAACCGAAAATCGAAAGAATCCCTCTCATCAATACCGATTTTCCCGCACCGCTTGGTCCTGTAAATACAATCAATCCTTTGCTAAATTCAAGCTCCACTTCGTTAAATTCAAGCTCGACCTCATCAAAAGTCACATACTCTTTCAGATATACCCTCTCTATCATTTCCCGTCACCCCAATGCAGTTTTTTTCTAAGCACGTCAAAATAGTTTCTCTCGACCCTATGAATAAGTTTTGCCGGATTCAACGCTTTTTTTACTTTTATTTTTTCATCCAAATTATAAATTTCCTGTCCGTCGATAACCAATTTTGCAAAGTTTTCTTTTACTTCTATCTCAAGTACGAAGTTACTCGGCAAAATAAGCGGTCTTTGAGTTAGCGAATGAGGACATATAGGCGTCAAAACGAACCCTTCTGTTAAAGGATAGACGACAGGTCCGCCCGCACTTAGATTATAAGCCGTAGAACCCGTCGGCGTCGATACTATAAGGCCGTCTCCATAATACGTATTGAGATAGGATTCGTTGGTATCGACTCTTATATGAATCATAGAAGAGATTACTTCTTTTGAAATTACGATATCGTTAAAAGCATAAAGTTTTTTGTCTTTATATTCCACTTCTATAACCATTCTCTCGTCAATCCTATACTCACCCTTTAAAAATTTATCAATAAACTCCTCGATATTATCGGGATTTATATCCGTCAAAAACCCTAAATTACCGGCGTTTATCCCTAATATAGGCTTATTGAATTTATAGCTTCTTCTTGCAAGTGAAATAAGGGTACCGTCACCCCCAAGCGCCACTAAAAAGTCGGCCGCCTCGCACATATCGTTAAACTCGACACCCAAAAGCCCGATAGCCTTTGCCGATACGCTGTCTATCAACACTTCGATATTTCTACTCTCGAAAACTTTTTTTATTTTCAAAAAAGTCTCTTTCAGTTTTATCGTATCTTTTGGTTTTAAAACGAACCCGGCAGTCATTATTCGCCTTTTTTTCAGTAATTATACCAAGTTATTACTTTTGCTTATATTTGGAAAAATATTTTCCGTTAATAACAAATCGTGCTATAATGATAAAAAGCAAAAAGGAGAAAAAATGAACAAAGCAAAATCAATCGAACTTTTAAATAAAGCAATAGCCGAAGAGCTTAGCGCAATACACCAATATATGTATTTTCATTTCGTACTT
Encoded proteins:
- a CDS encoding J domain-containing protein; translation: MHFLHSINSETLNTILLIGGGIIVFFIFLKSLLSSGSSNDYSKNGYYYYQRRGYSYEETNRKKDNDYSYYGYDKNYSYGNYNYNQNSNNSYNNSSNNNSSNNSKKEYQSFTSKNPYQVLGCKETDSTDTIKKAYKKLIKAFHPDIIAGYNLHEDFITFAKIRTQQINDAYNKIRKLRGF
- a CDS encoding F0F1 ATP synthase subunit C — translated: MKKIVALMAIFAAFAFAADGDTMIKAYSVVAAVVGLGLAALGGAIGMGHASAATIAGTARNPGMGGKLMGTMFIALAMIEAQVIYALVLALIALYANPFLG
- the cutA gene encoding divalent-cation tolerance protein CutA, whose product is MFIVVYCTIPKDDAKTLANLLVKNSLAACVNIIDEVNSVFLWQGEIKEEKESLLIIKTKQDVFKQLEIFITKNHPYDVPEIIALPIVNANLDYLNWLDDSVKE
- a CDS encoding ATPase, with translation MIERVYLKEYVTFDEVELEFNEVELEFSKGLIVFTGPSGAGKSVLMRGILSIFGFFDVNAKISEAIIDNKLDLSDYGIETDDEIIFKQIKKNKSRYFINNQAVSKKIVKEIAKKFIDYLSLREINEFQSENIIKVLDKIVAEKDYYVKLEEYKKLFEEYKKLKKKLEEIEQNEKNAKERIEFLKFELSKIEEINPKPDEFDELMKIKKDLSKIEKIKEKAYEVERIFEFENSVYEFLDMIEEDSEFFSNAMNELRIAIDKAHEKAEFLENVDIEEVLERLSNLQELIRRFGSIEEALRYYEEKKEELSLLENLTFEKTNLQKELQQIDTKLHEIADYLHEKRKKAAEIFEKKLNSYLKKLYMPSAEVNVKKEALNPLGADIAEIVVNDIDINTISTGEFNRLRVALLAGKLEYSDEEKTLFLDEIDANLSGEESMSVAEVLKLLSKKYQIFAISHQPQLASIANKHFLVTKNENKSFVKELNENERIEEIARIIGGKEKSQKAIEYAKELLKAGNG
- a CDS encoding tetratricopeptide repeat protein produces the protein MKKLLITLAFGGLLFAMNHGQTNDPDLQLALNGKFKQAFSGFEKRCMNKNDGYACGMVGYMLDKGIGGIEKNHKEAIKYYKKGCELKDADSCTLLGYYEYKQGNTKKAKELLNKACKLGNKDACKYLNKF
- the argH gene encoding argininosuccinate lyase, which gives rise to MMKLWGGRFSTGTAKILDEFNASIPFDKELYIEDIEGSIAHSQMLANQGILSEEEAQKIKEGLLQIKKEIENGEFTWDIADEDIHMAIEKRLIELIGDTGKKLHTARSRNDQVAVDFRRWVLKRNLDLAKKIKELIEVFVNIAKEHKNTLLPGMTHLQHAQPISFAYHMLAYASMFKRDYERFIESYKRNNKNPLGCAALAGTPHNIDRFQTTKALGFDEPTINCLDTVSDRDFALEILFNISMLMMHASRISEELIIWSTSEFGFITLSDEYSTGSSIMPQKKNPDVPELIRGKTGRVYGNLVALLTVMKGLPLAYNKDTQEDKEPVFDSVKNALISIEILKETLKTMSVNADKMYEACKKGHLTATDLADYLVNKGVPFREAHHITGRAVALAESKGVDLSDLSLEELKKIDNRIGDDLDLSLENSMNSRKSYGATAPQRVQEQIEYFEKFLKESE
- a CDS encoding OsmC family protein translates to MIKIRHIDGKKYEATNGKDILVIDTQKYSPVELFITGMGNCSLFDVVEMAKNKGFEIKNASMEIEFKRRDTFPKIFTEFHFIYKFDSNADNVTAKRWVLSSLETYCSTINTVRATSKIFYTIILNGETIAFKESIISGNGGDLGLESFHDDDDGFGCACCNS
- a CDS encoding NAD(+)/NADH kinase produces the protein MTAGFVLKPKDTIKLKETFLKIKKVFESRNIEVLIDSVSAKAIGLLGVEFNDMCEAADFLVALGGDGTLISLARRSYKFNKPILGINAGNLGFLTDINPDNIEEFIDKFLKGEYRIDERMVIEVEYKDKKLYAFNDIVISKEVISSMIHIRVDTNESYLNTYYGDGLIVSTPTGSTAYNLSAGGPVVYPLTEGFVLTPICPHSLTQRPLILPSNFVLEIEVKENFAKLVIDGQEIYNLDEKIKVKKALNPAKLIHRVERNYFDVLRKKLHWGDGK
- a CDS encoding LysE family translocator, yielding MDYLILAFVGFVAALTPGPDIFYVIRQGLCNGIKNSLIAVAGILSGNIVYLSLVYLGLGTIGKNPYFQLIVGILGAIYLFRIAVIIFNEKVSIKKECDITKNIYKEALFLNLSNPKAMIFFAVVVTPFLSKNIMLSFVALFTGIALAFLTGAVISSKINLEEKLLNLINKIASVVFVFFAIKLLIIAFEAFKEIF
- a CDS encoding pyridoxal phosphate-dependent aminotransferase, with amino-acid sequence MKPFIVMDVLKKAREMKDVIHLEIGEPDLLPSPKVKTALLEAVKNDKFFYTEAKGLRKLREKISKHYKNFYDVEVDPENIIITTGTSTGFLIAFHFAKKIATPTPGYPCYENFAELENKEFIKIPTKFPEYNLKTEDLESIDFDTLMISSPNNPTGTIYSKEELKEICEFTKNNSKLLISDELYHGLVYTDNYTTALKYNKNAIIINGFSKFFCMPGLRIGWMIVPENLKREAEIIAQNILISAPTLSQYAVLEAFDYEHLQKTKEEFQKRRDFLYEELKDIFPIAKPEGAFYLWCDISKYSNDSLKFANEMLEKAKVATTPGIDFGEYNNFIRIAYTKNIEELKIAAKRIKNFINSI